From the Argentina anserina chromosome 3, drPotAnse1.1, whole genome shotgun sequence genome, the window TGAGATATAAGTCTTGAACCCTTTTCTTCTCACATACTTCCCcatattttaaataaataatgtcTCGagttttcaaactgaggagcTCCGACAATGAGACATTCGAAATTGAAGAAGCTGCAGCGATGCTCTCTAAAACCATCAAGAGCTCGTCGTCCGCCGACATTGAAGTGCCAAACGTGAAGGCAGAAATTTTAGGCAAGGTGGTGGAGTGGTGCAACAAGCATGCAGAGAGAGAAGGCATTgaagatcaactcatcaaaGAGTGGGACGCTGAGTTACTTAATGTCGACCAAGATGTTCTGTTCAAGCTGATAACAGCTGCAGATTATCTACAGATTAAAGAACTGGTGGATCAATTAACTCAAAGAGTTGCGGACATGATTAGGGCAAAGACATTTAAGACGGTAGAAATGACTCGCATGACATTTGACATCAAGAGAGAAGTGCAAGAAGAATTAAAATCAGTGGGGTTCTAAGACATGGGAATGCTTAGCCTCTCTTCTACCTGTATTTGTTTGCAGGATTGCTTAGGATTCTTAATTTATaatggtttttctttttctgtgcTTCTATTTGTGAAACAAAACAGAATATATGCAAAGCTTTTATTTCAGGCTTCTTATCTTCTACATAAAATAATGAAAGTAAAACATACTATATATGTCATAAAATACGATCGCTTTTGCTAGGGAGGTTATACTTCTTGACGACTGGGATTCAATCAATAATACCAAAACTTTAATGACCTAATGAAAGGCCCACAATTATTCACATGTAAAAGGTTACAAGTTTCGAACCCGAAGTTCTCAGTTAATGAACTATCTCACTTGTTTGAGTAAGCTGCTTGTGAGGTTCTGCATCATCAATTTTCCTTACATGTAGTAGTCATGTACATACACACTAGAAGAAGCAAACTCAAAAGATCACTCCAAACTACCCTAGCTCTCTTATGTTGTCTCAAATTCTCATCTAGAGGTAAAATATTGTATGCTTTCTATCAAATAGCGTGGGGAGAACGAGTAAAACTGCGGAATCATCGGAGTTCAAACAACATAAATTTCAAATATTCAACTAATTAAGCTTGTTGTCGGGTGCTACATCTCTTCAGTGGTAATATACTGATCTTGCTCTTCAAATTGAACATTTACATATACAGAtttaatgatatatatagactAATTTAGACTATATACTAATCTCTCAACTAATCACTCCACTACCGATTGTTTCCTCCactatctcttcattcacCTACTACCATCCACTCACACtctccctcaagttggcgcatacatatcaaccatgcccaacttgtcaagtgagtcataaaaaacttTCTTAGgtactccttttgtgagcatatcggcaagttgttcttctgtaggaacaaaaggaaaactgatgatcttcgcgtctaacttctcttttataaagtgacgatcaacctccacatattttgtacgatcatgttgtacaggattctgtgaaatatcaatagctgtcttgttgtcacagtacagattcatagcacatttaggtttaatacccaaatcttgtagcaaattcataatccacaataactcgcacactccctgagccatacctctgtattctgcttcagcactagatcgagctaccacattttgtttcttactcctccacgtaacaaggtTACCTCCAATaaaggtaaaataccctgatgtggacctccgatctgtaatatttacagcccagtctgcatctgtgaagccataAACATCaaagatattgttgtgattagaaaacattactcctctccccggagctgacttcaagtacctcaagatcattacaacagcatccatgtggtcttCACTAgggttatgcatgaactgacttactacacttactgcatacgcaacatctggtctggtatgtgatagataaatcaggcgcccgactagcctctgataacgaggtttgtcagtatggacttgatctggatactctgctaaccgatggttctgctcaataggagtatcaatgggagtgcagtccaacatacatgtctctgttagtagatcaaggatgtacttcctttgacacagatagataccatcactaccCCGGGcaacttcaatgcctaagaagtacttgagtgtacctaggtccttcatctcaaactctgtggcaagctgtttctgtaatctatccacctcaacagtatcattcccagtaactaccatatcatcaacatatataattagggctgttaccttcctttgttgatgtttgagaaataacgtgtggtctgaattactctgtttgtagctaatattcctcatgaattgtgagaatcttccaaaccaagcacgaggtgactgtttaagaccatacaaagattttctcaatctgcatacggagttacttggagaagcagccacatatccaggcggaagatccatgtatacttcctccgttagttctccatgaaggaatgcattcttaacatcaaattgcctaagtggccagttcaagttagaaGCGACAgaaagcaatacccggatagtgtttatttttgcaacaggtgcaaatgtctcatcatagtctatgtcatatgtctgggtgaaccccttcgctactaagcgtgctttataccggcttactgaccaatctggattatgcttcactgtaaacacccaacgacatcctactgtcttcttgccatatggtggaggcacaagctcccaagtattgttcttttgtaatgcttccatctcttcctccattgctttcctccattttggatctcccaatgcatcctacactttgttaggtactgatacagtagatatttgattcacaaatgactcatatgacttagataatcttttggtagatataaaattcgcTACCGGATACTTGGTtgtagtctgaagggtaggttcatatctttttgttggttgaccccgagtagacctatttggcaaaacatattgtctactattatctctaatagaatgactaacctcaggtgagtgatcttatgtaccaggagagcattggtcaggtgtagaAACAGTAGTATGAGGGACAGTTGTGTTTTCATCTGCTGgttcctgaatctctggagtgactacaTCGCCGATTACACCGTCAGAATCTTCCGGTGGCGCTTGTGTAGCTGTTACATTGATAATCTCAACtgaacctgtcaccatatctattgccttacttgtctccccctctccaggatacagctcttcaaaataggaattctccccctgaagagcagtatcagaaggggcaaaataactcatgtcctcgaagaaagtaacatccatagtgacataatactgcttggtaggtggatgatagcaccggtaccctttttgatggcctccatacccaacaaacacacatttaactgcccgagcatccaatttagaccgctgatgtggtggaagatggacaaaagcaacacaaccgaaaacacgggcatgaagattatgaaaagagggtaatgagatatgagatgcaagtacctcatatggaactttgccttgaaggacacgagaaggaagacgattaatgaggtgggcagaagtgatgacagcatcaccccaaagatacttaggcatatgggcactaaaaagaatacaccgagccatttcaagtaagtgacgatttttcctttcagaaacgccATTCTGCttaggtgtgtaaggacacgttgtttgatgaacaattccgtgtgagttaaagaactcctgaaagatatgattcacatattccccccattatcagaacgaagaactctaattgtggcattatattgtgtttgcacagtggtatagaaggcttgaaaagccgggaaaacctcatttttagttttaagaagaacaatccacgaaagacgggtgcaatcatcaataaatgacaatagtaccgcattcctgacacagtagactctttagaaggtccccaaacatcagaatgaattaattcaaaaggaagagtaCTTTGATTAGATTTACTAGGGGAATAGgtagaccgatgactcttgcccaaaacacatgtttcacaatgtaaagaagactcatccacactaaaaaacaaagtaggcatagatttcttcataatactaaaagatggatgccctaagcgacggtgccataaccaaattttacttagcttatcagaagtaGAGATTAGAGCGGTCCAAGATTGagcccctggtttctcccccacatatgtctgatccagatgaaacaactggcccctcagatacccccgaccaattaactctcctgtgagaagatcctgaaatatcacatacataggaaaaaatgtcacataacACTGAGCGTCAGTGTTTaattggggaacatatatcaaatgatgagataaagcagggacatagagcacattgtgaagctctatagtgggagtaatacgaacagacCCTTTTCCTAAgacggggaatgcctcaccattagcattagtaacatagagTACTGATGCAGGAGACAaaacggtaaaataagatttgtcataagtcatatgatcagacgcaccagaatcaataatccatgtatcaaaaccaacaaagtgagagatatttaaagtcataccaattttaccacgaccagcaATGGATGCGGTAGGGATGAACATTTTTTGACAAATCAGAAGTTATACAGCAAAAGCAATGGAGAAGAATCTGTTgccggtgcacttgcactgactGTGCATATGCACTGACAGTAAGAAAAATGGCTGCTAATTATTACTGGGCCGGGTCAGAGCAAGCGGGCCGGGTCAGATCAagtggaccgggtcggatcaagcgggccgggtcgggccgTACTTGTTTCTGGACTGGGCCGGGTCGTGTGTGGGCCGGGCTGGGTGAATGAAAGCGGGTCGGGTCGAGTGGCTGATTTAGGATTTAGGTTGGATTTGGGTATGAGGAGCGGAGAGGAGAGGGGTGATTTGGGTATGAGGAGCAGAGAGTGACGTCGGGGTGGGGAGAGACAGCAGCGGCAACTGAGGAGCGGGCGAGCGACGTCGGGGCGGGGAGagacagcagcagcagcggcGGATTGTCGAGAGCACCGAGGAGAGGCAGCTCCTGGAAACTGAGAGAGCACGACTGGAGGAGTAGTGGTGACTGCGGGTTGATGAGGAGCAGCGGCGGAGCAACTTCGGAGGGACAGCGGGCGATTAGCTCCGGGAAAGGTCGACGGCGACGTCGAGCGGCGAGTCCGAGTGCGGAGCGGCCAAGCAGGCGCAGCGGAGAGACGCCGGAGGTCGACCTGCcggaaaaaaggaaaaggaaagaacaGAGAAGGAGGCTCTAATACCAAGTGGTAATATACTGACCTTGCTCTTCAAATTGATCATTTACATATACAGattcaatgatatatatagactAATTTAGACTATATACTAATCTCTCAACTAATCACTCCATTACCGATTGTTTCCTCCactatctcttcattcaaCTACTACCATCCACTcacatcttcttcatcattctTGAATGAATGACCACTCTTCGTCATCATTCTTGAATGTGTTAACCAATGTTAGGATTATGTCGTAAAGGCATTTATGTCATTCTATATCTTTAGCCCTTATCTAGTCCTATATAAACTTGTCGTAACCTCACATTTCAATCAATGAGAATAGTCACAATGTAGTCCCAAACCTCTTCTGCGTTTTCGGTTTTCTGCACTTTCAATAACAATAAACCTTGATTCCTATCCGAATGAATGACCTACTACCCTTCCTTTTCAAATCTAGTTTGGTATAACACGTCAAAAGAGCTAGGGTTGAAATCACTTTATTCGTGTCATTCGAGCAGAGAGAATGCTACATTATAGTAAAACTATTATTTAGAACAGAAAAGCCGCAAGGAATGACTTGACTGAGTGCACAATAGTCGCAAAAGAAACAGTAGCAGTCATTGCTGCAGCTGACCGGTTCTTTTTGTGCAGAGTTTGTTCAAGCGGCTGAGGAGGGCTCGGCGGTTCCAACACATTGATGATCATCTTCTGGCCTCTCACACAGTTGAATTTTATCCCACCGATGATATAGAACAATCCCGGCCGGTCCAACTTGTACGTAGTGTCCCCACTTGCGGATACGAAGATCGGTTGTACTGAATGACACGTTTTATAGTACTCCTCCTTGGTCACCTCCACCACAAGGTCGCTAGTGTACTTGAAATCTGAGTTGCATAGAAACCAAAACATTACCAGAGGGTTACTATGCATAGCTATAGTACTAAACCCTAGTTAATACCTACTACTTACGGAGGGTGTCGCCCACTTTGAACCGGTATTTTGATGCCCATTTGCTGTAGTCATCCTCTGATTTGGGGAGTTTCCATCCATTCTTGCCTCCAACTTCATACTGAATGCAAGTAACAGAAAGGAAATGGAAAGTGGAAAgtggaaagaagaaaaagcaaGACAAACACTTTGGAGGCTTCCATggagataaaaaaataaattttcagaGGGAGCTCTCTTTCTAGGGTTTTTAGATCTCTAGCTAGCTTTGACAGATTGAGATGAAGTTCATTAAGGATTTTGGTGGATGTAGAGGGGATTGCGGAGTTAACATAGTATGATTTTACCCTTTCCATTTCTGCCAAAGAAAGTTTCAACAGAGAATGTGACTTGGTTGGCGGAGGCAGCACCAGATTGCTGAGCAGACCGGAAAATTAGTCGGTATTCTCATATCTTGCACTACGTATACATACTTAGGCCTCTGTCTCcaagctctctctctttccctcaCTTGAACGCTTTTCTTCTCACATACCATAATTCAACATCATGtcaattgatcaaagaaaaaaaaattcacgtCTGAGagttttcaaactgagttctGATAATGAAACATATTCGAAATTGAAGAACCTGCAGCTGCGCAGCACTCATCTCTAAAACCATCTAGAGCTCCCGTTTTCCAGCAGATTAAACATTCTAAATTGAGTCTAAGTTTGTTAGTGTCCACCAAGATGTTCTGTTCAAGCTCATAACAGCTGCAGACTTTCTACTTTACAGCAATGGAGTTGCAGAAATGATTACGGCAAAGACATATAACACAGTAGAAATGACTCTTAGAATGCCTATGATCGAGAGAAATGAAATCATTGGGCTTCTTCTAAGACATGGTAATGCCCAGCCCTTCTTCTACTTGTTTACAGCAGTAGAATTGCGGAAATGATTACGGCAAAGACATTTAAGACAGTAGAAATGACTCGCAAAACGCCTAAGATCAAGATAATTGAAATCATTGGGCTTCTTCTAAGACATGGTAATGCTTAGCCTCTCTTCTATTTGTTTGCAGGGGCATGCTTAGGATTCTTAATAGATCAGAGGAAATAAAATTCTGTTGGTTCTATTTTTGAACTAAAGCTGAAAACAATGCACTGCTTCTGTTTCAAGCTTTCCATTTCTTAGAATGAAGCAAAATAATATCTAATATCTCATGAATCATGACCACTTCTGCTGAGAAGATCATGACTTCTTGACAGCTGAGACTGTAACCAATTATACAAAACTTTAATATCTCACTATTCCAAAGTTTGCAATATTCACAGGTAAAAGGATGTTATAAATCCATACTTCACAGTTAATGAAATATCTCACCTCTCTGAATCTCATTGGTGAAGTTcttcatttttcaatttttcctaTAATGACTTGCACGCTAGAAGAAGCAAACTCAAAAGAAAGCTTAATTGAGAAAAAGGGAAAGGAAAAGAACAGAAAGTAAATGCTTGTGATTGAAGAAAAATACATACATAGATGGCAAAGAAATAATACATTCAAGTGGTAATAATGGAAAACCAGCTGCTCTTTTCCTCCAGCAACAACCCCATCAGAGAAGTGATAAAAATAGAACACTCCAAATTAATGATCAGTCTCCCTCCTTTTTGTTCTCTCAACTCTCTTCTCATCTActcttcatcctcatcaccaagtataataaattaaatcaaaAATTCAATCTTTACTGCCTAATCTCTAAACTCCTAAGACAATGAAATTAATCACAACAAACAATTCATTCAATTACCTCAACTTCATCCACACCACTTTGATAGAAGAATCAAGAAAATTATGAGGAACACAATGGAAGAAAGCCCAATTGCCACACCAAGAACAACCTTACTTGGCCCATGATGATGATCACTCTGACTCGAACTATCTTCATCACTGTCATCATAATCCGAATCACTGCTGTCATCCGCTGAACTGTCCTCTTTCGCCGGAGGCGGCGACATTGGCAGTCCATGCTTATCACAGGGAGCAATCCCAAGCTTCAATTTCGACGAAAGAACCGAATGATTGTAACACAAGTTGCTGTTCCTACTTATCTTGAACACTTCCAGTTTACTTATAAACGACACATTGAAAGGCACGACACCCTGGAAGTTATTGTTTGCGAGATTCAAGTGCTTCAAACTCTTCATATCCGACAGGAACTTGGGGATCGAACCATTGAGCTGGTTCGAACTGAGATCAAGATGAACTAAACCCGGAATGGCGGAAATGGACTCGGGTATGAGCCCGGATAACGAGTTTGAAGACAGAGAGACATTGGTGAGAGAAATGAGGTCGCCGAACGAAGTGGGTATCTCACCACTTAGCGTGTTTGATGAGAGGTTCAAGCTTTCGAGGTTTTCGAGGAGAGTAACGGAGCTGGGGATTCTGCCATGGAGTTTATTACCGGAAAAGTCAATGTGGGTCAAGTTGAGATTCAAGTATTTGGGGATGTTTCCGGTGAGGTTGGCGTGGGAGATAGTGACGGACCTGAGCTTCTTCAAGTTGCCGAGAATGACGAAAGGGCCGGAGGCAATGACTTGGACGTAGGAGACGGTGAGATCGGTGAGGTTCTGGAGGCGGGCGAGCCAGACGCCGGTGAGGCGGCGGAGGGAGGAGACGGCGGAGAAGGAGTGGAGGGAGGAGACGAGATCGGAGGGGATGTGGATAGGGGCAATGGGGCAGTTGAGGAAGTGGAGGGATTGGAGAGTGGAGAGGGACTTGAGGGCGGTGAAGGAGAGGGCGACGTCGTCGGAGCAGTTGGCGAGGGTGAGGGAGAGGAGGTGGCGGAAGGGCTTGGCTGCGTCGCAGAGGGTGGTGTTGGAGTGGAGCTGGGTGCATGGGTCTTTGGAAGTTGGGATGTTGAGCGATTGGAGTGCTCTTACTTGCTTGGGGTCTAGAGATGAGCTTGAGCTTGAGGATGGTGAAGTTGGAGTGGTGGTGGGGGTTGGAGAGTGAGTAGGGGGTGGAGTTGGGGGGAGGGAGGTTGGTGTGGTGGCGGAgaaggtggtggaggagaggaggaggaggaggaggaggtggaggagaGTGAGGAGGAGTAATGGCGGTGGTTCCATTTGGGGTAGagagattgagagagagagagagagagagagagagagagagcaatgGGGAAGAGTGTGAGAaggtatttgagagtgtctgaATGTGAGTGTACAGTGAACAAGGGAAGAGAGCTGGATGAGATTTAGAACTTGGAAGTGTGTGTTATGTTTACTTGATGTTACCTTCTTGTCCTTTGAGTTCAGATTCATTTTCACTATGGAACCCCATCTTCGTAGGGTTTCCTTTCTTGAGGAAGGCAAACTCAACCTTCCATTTCATCATTATATTTCACAATGTAGATGATTTTCTAAGCTAATGAAGTCAAAAGTTTACTTTGCAGTTCAATCTTTCTAGAACCGGTTAGTTTATAGTCATCTATAGAGTACTTACACGATGTAGTAATACAAGTAACAATTACGATTTACTTACGTTGTTTTATCTTATTTCTAATTAGTTTAGACATGATATACTAATTGTGAAATTCGTTGTACTCTAGCACAATTGATGCTTATGATCTTTCAACCATCAATAtagtgaaaaatatatatagcacTTGAAAGattgtaaataataattgtgCTACAATAAGTAAGCAAGCTACATTATGTGCATATTTTTGTGTGATGGGTGGCCTCATCATGTGCATTGTGTTTGCTAATATAATGCTTGCCGTTGAAATAGGTATCGACTAGGAAGATTTAACAGTGAATAATGATATGTTAAGAGCAGATTTGTTAGTCACATATAAAAATGAGTTTCCGTTAGTGGATGTGTTTGATCACCCTTGTTAtcaatttaatgttttcatgTTATGATGACAATGTTGGAGATTGAATCTGAAGGAATGATGAGATTGATTGTGAAAAAGGCGATTatgacaaaaataataattaagagATCGTGTTGTATTATTCTCGAACCATGTTTATATACAAAGAAAGACATGATTATCGACAAATTCATCAGTCAAACCTATACAAACAAAATGAATTGAAAATGACACAAATATATTGTATTTATTATATACCATCTACACAAATATATCTGAAATATTTATCGAAAAACGATACGGTCATGCAAAATCGATGCATATATACGATTTCGCCAATCAATTAATTGTTACCAAAAGTAGAAAATCATTTATCACAACTGGTTAACCATGCCCTTCCAATAATACACTAAACCATAATTAGTCCAAGTACAGTAGATGGACAAACAAACCATAATGAGAAGGCTCAGCAAAGGTCCGACATCATGCTGATAAACCACTATATAACATTATAATTAACTATGCTGATCATCATTTTATAATCCTCTTTACTGTAGAGTGTCAATTTTCAAACATTGAGATCAGATCACCTTGAATTTAATGTCGAACTAATTCTGGCAATGTGAGAGACTGAGAGTGACCACAGGTACAGGGGACCCTATACTTTCATGAAGACATGGCTAATTGGCTACCAAGACCTTGTCAGACCATAAGAAAGTGCAAGACAGGGATTGTTTAGCTAATCGCCTTGGGGAATTTACATGCAAAAATGAGAACTGATGGGACTAGATGATAGAAATGCGCATGATACATGTCAATTCAtatcaatgttctaaaaattcCCGCTTAGGCGCCCGGAGACCCTTAGTCGTCTCAATTTtgggccgattaatccccgattaatcctctggacgctggtttttagctgtccgcccgattaacgcctagcgttttttaaAACCTTGATTCATATTATGGAATTGGAAGAACAATTACAATCTCTTTTTACATTC encodes:
- the LOC126785756 gene encoding SKP1-like protein 1A; this translates as MSRVFKLRSSDNETFEIEEAAAMLSKTIKSSSSADIEVPNVKAEILGKVVEWCNKHAEREGIEDQLIKEWDAELLNVDQDVLFKLITAADYLQIKELVDQLTQRVADMIRAKTFKTVEMTRMTFDIKREVQEELKSVGF
- the LOC126789179 gene encoding receptor-like protein 51, with product MEPPPLLLLTLLHLLLLLLLSSTTFSATTPTSLPPTPPPTHSPTPTTTPTSPSSSSSSSLDPKQVRALQSLNIPTSKDPCTQLHSNTTLCDAAKPFRHLLSLTLANCSDDVALSFTALKSLSTLQSLHFLNCPIAPIHIPSDLVSSLHSFSAVSSLRRLTGVWLARLQNLTDLTVSYVQVIASGPFVILGNLKKLRSVTISHANLTGNIPKYLNLNLTHIDFSGNKLHGRIPSSVTLLENLESLNLSSNTLSGEIPTSFGDLISLTNVSLSSNSLSGLIPESISAIPGLVHLDLSSNQLNGSIPKFLSDMKSLKHLNLANNNFQGVVPFNVSFISKLEVFKISRNSNLCYNHSVLSSKLKLGIAPCDKHGLPMSPPPAKEDSSADDSSDSDYDDSDEDSSSQSDHHHGPSKVVLGVAIGLSSIVFLIIFLILLSKWCG